The sequence below is a genomic window from Candidatus Falkowbacteria bacterium.
TTGAACTCAAAGGTGGGATTTTAGGAAAAAGAGAAGATAGAGCTAAAATTTTATCTAAAGTTGGATTAGCAGCCAAGGAAAAAGGCGCAACTTTACCTGAGTTGTCACCGGACTCAATTCAAATGTATTTACGGGAAATTGGAAAAATTTCTTTATTGACAGCAGAAGAGGAATTAGCTTTAGCTAAAAGAAATGAAAAGGGAGATGTGGAGGCAGAGAAAATTATAATCGAAAGTAATTTGAGGTTAGTAGTTTCTATTGCTAAACGATTTGTTGGCAAAAGCTTATCATTACTTGATTTAATTCAGGAAGGAAATATCGGATTGTTCCGAGCAGTAGAAAAGTTTGAATATCGAAAAGGGTACAAGTTTTCTACATATGCAACTTGGTGGATCCGGCAAGCCATTACTCGTGCTTTGGCTGATCAGTCCAGAACTATTCGAATCCCAGTTCATATGGTGGAAACTATTAATAAGTTTCATCAAATCGAACGTCGTTTAATTCAAGATTTAGGCCGTGAGCCAATGCCAGAAGAAATTGCAGCGGAAATGGATGAAGAAGTTCACAAGGTTAAGTATATAATGAAAATTTCCCAGGAAACTATTTCTTTGGAAACTTCAGTTGGTGATGATGAAGAAGATTCCACTCTGGAAGATTTTATCGAAG
It includes:
- a CDS encoding sigma-70 family RNA polymerase sigma factor, translating into MAIRAKKTTKKTTKKKKSSTKKTDKKSVSTKVKKALNRAITKKGKKSRAKTTKKPGRKKPERRGRRKKASPPDPEIIKGMLEKGHSRGFLTEEEVLRTFIHIEDYIEAYEDFLDKLDGIGIQMVELKGGILGKREDRAKILSKVGLAAKEKGATLPELSPDSIQMYLREIGKISLLTAEEELALAKRNEKGDVEAEKIIIESNLRLVVSIAKRFVGKSLSLLDLIQEGNIGLFRAVEKFEYRKGYKFSTYATWWIRQAITRALADQSRTIRIPVHMVETINKFHQIERRLIQDLGREPMPEEIAAEMDEEVHKVKYIMKISQETISLETSVGDDEEDSTLEDFIEDVKNVSPDRSAALRLLKDYVIEIIKDLSPREQKILEMRFGLVDGVSHTLEEVGQEFDVTRERIRQIEAKALEKIQQFPGIEKLKDY